A stretch of Myxococcus hansupus DNA encodes these proteins:
- a CDS encoding TIGR01777 family oxidoreductase — translation MKVAVTGASGFLGTGLVQRLLDQGHQVHVLARNVERALSGLPAGVTGARYDTNEPLPPESLAGADTVIHLAGEPVAQRWTHEGKHRIHDSRVRGTRAVVAAMREAGTVKRFVSASAIGFYGGTRGAEPLTEDSTPGDDFLARVCVDWEAEAMQARDANISTAVVRMGVVLHPDGGALHKMLPPFRMGAGGPVGSGEQYVSWVHRDDAQDLLLFTAVHTEVEGLVNATAPTPVPNTFFAHTLGHVLGRPSVVRVPGFMLKATLGEMAKVVLEGQRVLPARAQKAGFVFRHPELEGALRDLLT, via the coding sequence GTGAAGGTCGCCGTCACCGGCGCGAGCGGCTTCCTGGGTACAGGGCTTGTCCAACGTTTGTTGGACCAGGGACATCAGGTGCATGTCCTGGCCCGAAACGTTGAACGGGCCCTGTCCGGCCTGCCCGCCGGGGTGACGGGGGCGCGCTACGACACGAACGAGCCCCTCCCGCCCGAGTCCCTGGCGGGCGCGGACACCGTCATCCACCTGGCGGGCGAGCCGGTGGCCCAGCGCTGGACGCACGAGGGCAAGCACCGCATCCACGACAGCCGGGTGCGCGGCACGCGCGCGGTGGTGGCGGCGATGCGGGAGGCGGGCACGGTGAAGCGGTTCGTGTCCGCGTCGGCCATTGGCTTCTACGGCGGCACGCGCGGCGCGGAGCCCCTGACGGAGGACAGCACCCCGGGGGACGACTTCCTGGCCCGCGTGTGCGTGGACTGGGAGGCGGAGGCGATGCAGGCGCGCGACGCGAACATCTCCACCGCGGTGGTGCGCATGGGCGTGGTGCTGCACCCGGACGGCGGCGCGCTGCACAAGATGCTGCCCCCCTTCCGCATGGGCGCGGGAGGCCCGGTGGGCAGCGGCGAGCAGTACGTGAGCTGGGTGCACCGCGACGACGCGCAGGACCTGCTGCTCTTCACGGCGGTCCACACGGAGGTGGAGGGCCTGGTGAACGCCACCGCGCCCACGCCCGTGCCCAACACCTTCTTCGCGCACACGCTGGGCCATGTGTTGGGACGGCCCTCCGTGGTGCGGGTGCCGGGCTTCATGCTCAAGGCCACCCTGGGCGAGATGGCGAAGGTGGTCCTGGAAGGGCAGC